In the Pseudonocardia sediminis genome, GATGAGCAGGTACCAGACGATTCCCACCGCGACACCGGCCTGGACGGTCGGCGTGGCCTGAATCAGCGCCCAGCCGATGCCGACGGCGGCCAGTGTGGGCATCAGGAACGCCAGCCCGTTGGCGGCCGGGACGATGGCGAGGAGTGAGAAGATCAGACCCAGGATCAGCACGCTCCAGGTGTTGCCGGAGGCGATCAGCGCAGCGCCGCCGAGGCCCAGCAGACACGGGGTGGCGTACCCGGCGAAGAAGAAGACCAGTGTCGAGAGAGCCCACCGCCGACCCTCGATCACGGTCAGACCCTCGGTGTTGTCGGCGAGGGTGAATCCCTGGATCTTGCGCAGGCTCGCGACCGCCGCGAGCATGTGTCCGCCCTCGTGCACGAGAGTCAGCGCATAGCGGCCGGTGAGGGGCGCGAGCCCGAGCAGGAACAGCATTCCGAGTCCGACGCCGTAGGCCACCGGCTGGCCCACGATCGGTACCGAGTTGACCGCGTCGATCTCCACGCCCGGTAGTGGAGCCGGTCTCGCAAACGGGGGCAATGCTCTCGGTCGTCCGGTCCACCCGTCCGGAGCAGTCGTTTCGTCAGTTGTGTCGATCGGGAGCCGTAGCGGCACGGGTCGAGCGGGTCCCCGCGGACGCGTACCGTGGTTGACATGGTGTTCGGCTTTGGTCGCGACAAGAAGCAGATGGTGGCGGCCGAGGATGCGCTCCCGGGCAGGGCCGCCCCGATCCCGGTCCCCGAGACGCACTTCGTCAACGGCAACCGGCTCGTCCCGCCGTTCCCCTCCGGCATGGCCACGGCCGTCTTCGGCATGGGCTGTTTCTGGGGTGCGGAGCGCCTGTTCTGGCAGACGCCCGGCGTGTACTCCACCGCGGTGGGCTACGCGGGTGGGTACACCGACAACCCGACGTACGAGGAGACCTGCACCGGGTTGACCGGGCACACCGAGGTCGTCCTCGTGGTGTTCGACCCGTCGGCGGTCAGCTACGAGCAGCTGCTCAAGGTGTTCTGGGAGGGCCACGACCCGACCCAGGTGATGCGCCAGGGCAACGACGTCGGCACCCAGTACCGCTCGGCGGTGTACACGGTGGACGAGGCGCAGGGCGAGCGCGCCGAGACGAGCGCGAAGGTCTACGGCGAGGCGCTGCGCGAGGCCGGCCGCGGCGAGATCGCCACCGAGATCGCCCCGCTGACGCAGTTCTACTACGCCGAGGACTACCACCAGCAGTACCTGGCCAAGGTCCCGAACGGCTACTGCGGCATCGGCGGAACCGGCGTCACCTGCCCGATCGGCACCGGCGTCCGCGCCGACTGACCGGACCGCCCGTACCGGAACGGGCATTTCCTCCGCGCCGGGCGCTCACCGTCGTGTGAGCGATCCGTGTCGCGTGACCGGGCGACGCGCCGTTGCTGCCGATCGGGGCCGTGGCGGCCATGGCGCGTCACTCGTGAGGCCGGAGCGGCGTCCGGGCCGGGGTCCGGGCGGTCGGTGATCCTCCGGCGAGGGGCAGCCTGGGTGACGCACCATGGCCGCCGGTTCGGGGTGAGCCCGCCATCGTGCGTCACTCACCGGCGTATACCGCCCCCGTGCCGGCTCGCCGGCCGGCACCTGGCCGCGGCGGCGTCGAGTTCGGCGGTCCGCACCGGAGGCTCGCGCAGCGGGACGATCCGGGCCTGGATCGTCGGCGCCAGGGGAGGACGATGGTCGCGTGACCCTCTCCTGGACCGTGGTTCCGGCGCCGTCGCCCGTGCGGGCGTTGACCGTCGCCGCGACCGAGGTCGGACTGGTGCTGGTGGCGTTCGGCGACGATCCGGAGGCCGTGGCGCGCGCCGCGGAGAAGCTGGGCCTCGACGCCGTCCGGGACGGTGACGGCGTCACCGAGGCGGCCGGTCAGGTGGCCGAGTACCTCGACGGCCGGCGGCGCGAGTTCACCGTGCCGGTCGACTGGCGCCTGACCGCGGGTACGCAGCGGACCGTCCTGCAGACGCTGTACGCGCGGGTCGGCTACGGGAAGGTCGTCGGCTACGGCGAGCTCGCCGGCCTGTCGGGTGCCTACGCCGGGCACGGTTACACCGCGGCCCGCGGGGTCGGGACGATCATGGGCTCGAACCCGGTGCCGGTCGTCGTGCCGTGTCACCGGGTGATGGCCGCCGACGGACCGCGCGGGTTCGCCCTCGGCGGGTTCGGTGGCGGGCTCGCGACCAAGGAGTGGCTGCTCGCGCTCGAGGGCGTCCTTCCGCCGACGCTCGACCTGTTCTGACCGGCCGTCCCCGGAGCGACGACCCCGCACACGACGACGGCCGCACCACGCGCGTGAACGCGGGGTGCGGCCGTCGTGGAGCGGAGCGTCAGCGCGTGGCGCCGGGCACCTCGGAGTCGAGCCGGTGGTGGCCGTGCGCCCCGTTCGACCGGTCGGCCTCGCCGTGGCCGAGCGGGTGCGGGAACTCCACGTCGGAGTGCGTCACCCGGCCCGGCTCCAGCGCGACGACCGTGGCGATCGGCGCGTACCCGCTGGTGGCCAGCGTGTAGGTGCCGGCGGGCAGGTTGTCGAACGTGAACGTGCCGTCCGGTCCGGAGACCGTCGAGCCGACGACCGTGCCGTCACCGTCGAGCAGCGTGGCCAGGGCCTGCGGCACCGGGGCGCCGCCGGGGGACGCGCTGACCCGCCCGGTGAGCCGGGCCCGCTGCGGGAGACGCAGCAGGCACTCGACCGTGCCGGCCCCGGGGACGTCGACCCCGACCGCGACCGGGTCGAACGACTCGCCGGCACCGGTCAGCGTGTACCGGCCCTCCGGCACCCCGGTCAGCGCGAACGTCCCGGACGCCTCGGACCGGCCGGTCGCCAGCACGTCGCCCTGGGAGTCGATCAGCGACACCGAGGCTCCGCCGACGCCGTTGCCGGCCGCGTCGAGCACCGAACCGCGGACCCCGCTGCTGCCGGCCAGCATCGCGTCGTGGCGGACCGGGCCGCCGTTCACGGTGACCGTCGCCGCGGACGGCGGCAGCGACCCGGACATGGCGACCACGAGGTAGCTGCCACCGTCCGGGAGCGCGATGCGGTAGTTGCCGCGCTCGTCGGTGGTGGTGCGTCCCTGCTGGTGCCCGGACAGGTGCGTGACCGTGACGACCGCACCGGCGAGGCCGGTCCCGTCGGCCCGGTGCACGATCCCGGTCACCGCCGGGCCGTCGGTGGCAGAGGCGGCCCCGGGGGCGACGGGAGCCGCCCCGTTCGTGCCGTACGCCTGACCGTGGCCGTTCGACGAGCCGTGGGACCCGTTGCCGTGGTGAGCGGCGGCGGAGTGCCCGTTGCCGGCGGCGTGGACCCCACGTTCCTGGGCGAGCTCGGCGACGGTGCGCTGACCGCCCTGCTGCTCAGCGTCCGGCGTCTGGTGCCCGGCACCGACGCCGGCCATCCCGGCTCCGGCGGCGGCGACCCCGCCCGCTCCGGCGGCGGCCGCACCCACCGGGACCGCACCCCGGTCGGCGTCCTCGGTCCCCGTCCCCTCGGCAGGGATCTCCTCGGTGGCGTCGCCGCCCTCCTCGGCCTTCTTCCGTGCGGCCTCCTCGGCCAGCGCGGCCTGGGCCCCGGACATCGTGCGCAGCGGCAGTTCCTTGATGAACAGGACCAGCACGAAGGCCACGAAGATGACGCAGGCGGCGATCAGGAAGGCCAGCGTCATCGACTCGGTGAACCCGGCCAGGAAGGGCTCGGCCAGGCGGGCGTCGATCCGCTGCAGGAACGACGAGTCGGTCAGGACGCTGGAGCTCAGCGCACCGGCGTCACCGCCCTGCAGGCCGGCCAGCACCTGGGAGTTGGCCGGGTTGCCGGTCACCGCCGGGTCGGTCAGCGCCGACTGGAACGCCGGTGTGCCGAAGGCGTTGCGGAGCTGCTCGCCGATCCGGTCGCCGGCGGTGGAGAACACCACCGACAGGAAGATCGCGGTGCCGAGCGTGCCGCCCATCTGGCGGAAGAACGTCGTCGACGACGTCGCGACGCCCATGTCCCGCGCCGGGACGGCGTTCTGCACGGCCAGCACCAGGGTCTGCATGCACAGACCCAGCCCGAGGCCGAGCAGCGCCATCATCAGGTCGAGCTCCCAGATCGGGATCTCCGGCGTGACGAGCTGCCACATCAGGACCATCGCGACGGTGATGAACGCGGTGCCGATCACCGGGAAGATCTTGTAACGGCCGGTCCGCGAGGTGAGCTGACCGGAGATGATCGACGAGACCATGATGCCGCCGACCAGCGGGAGCATCATGAAACCGGCCGTGATCGGGGTGGCCCCGTGCACGATCTGCAGGAACTGCGGGAGCAGCGCGATCCCGCCGAACATCGCCATACCGATGAGCAGGTTGATGATCGCGCCCATGGAGAAGATGCCGGTGCGGAACAGGCGCAGCGGGAGCAGTGCGTCGTCGCCGTAGGCACGCTCGGCGACCACGAACAGCACCAGGCCGACGACGCCGATGATGTAGCAGACGAACGACGAGGTCGACGCCCATCCCCACTCGCGGCCCTGCTCGGCGACGATCAGCAGCGGCACCAGGCCGACGGTCAGCGCGATCGCGCCGGGCCAGTCGATCCGCGCCGGGCGCTTCACGTGCGGGATGTTGAGGACCTTGAGCACGACGACCAGGGCGATGGCGCCGATCGGCACGTTGACCAGGAAGATCCAGCGCCATCCGTCGATCCCGAAGATCGTGTCGACCCCGGAGAGCAGGCCGCCGATGACCGGTCCGATCACGCTCGAGGTGCCGAAGACGGCCAGGAAGTAGCCCTGGTACCGGGCGCGCTGACGCGGCGGGACG is a window encoding:
- a CDS encoding M50 family metallopeptidase, which produces MEIDAVNSVPIVGQPVAYGVGLGMLFLLGLAPLTGRYALTLVHEGGHMLAAVASLRKIQGFTLADNTEGLTVIEGRRWALSTLVFFFAGYATPCLLGLGGAALIASGNTWSVLILGLIFSLLAIVPAANGLAFLMPTLAAVGIGWALIQATPTVQAGVAVGIVWYLLIGGTIYAFTLPTRDGDAADLRKRTVVVPGIVWKAAWIVIAVVCLWNGGRLLLVPGA
- a CDS encoding methylated-DNA--[protein]-cysteine S-methyltransferase, producing MTLSWTVVPAPSPVRALTVAATEVGLVLVAFGDDPEAVARAAEKLGLDAVRDGDGVTEAAGQVAEYLDGRRREFTVPVDWRLTAGTQRTVLQTLYARVGYGKVVGYGELAGLSGAYAGHGYTAARGVGTIMGSNPVPVVVPCHRVMAADGPRGFALGGFGGGLATKEWLLALEGVLPPTLDLF
- a CDS encoding MFS transporter; amino-acid sequence: MSTAAPTAAPTPAPAADGELSHKQVLTILGGLLLGMFLAALDQTIVSTAIRTIADDLQGLSLQAWATTAFLITSTITTPLYGKLSDIFGRKPLFMTAISIFLVGSVLCTLAWSMYSLAAFRAVQGLGAGGLMSLALTILGDIVPPRQRARYQGYFLAVFGTSSVIGPVIGGLLSGVDTIFGIDGWRWIFLVNVPIGAIALVVVLKVLNIPHVKRPARIDWPGAIALTVGLVPLLIVAEQGREWGWASTSSFVCYIIGVVGLVLFVVAERAYGDDALLPLRLFRTGIFSMGAIINLLIGMAMFGGIALLPQFLQIVHGATPITAGFMMLPLVGGIMVSSIISGQLTSRTGRYKIFPVIGTAFITVAMVLMWQLVTPEIPIWELDLMMALLGLGLGLCMQTLVLAVQNAVPARDMGVATSSTTFFRQMGGTLGTAIFLSVVFSTAGDRIGEQLRNAFGTPAFQSALTDPAVTGNPANSQVLAGLQGGDAGALSSSVLTDSSFLQRIDARLAEPFLAGFTESMTLAFLIAACVIFVAFVLVLFIKELPLRTMSGAQAALAEEAARKKAEEGGDATEEIPAEGTGTEDADRGAVPVGAAAAGAGGVAAAGAGMAGVGAGHQTPDAEQQGGQRTVAELAQERGVHAAGNGHSAAAHHGNGSHGSSNGHGQAYGTNGAAPVAPGAASATDGPAVTGIVHRADGTGLAGAVVTVTHLSGHQQGRTTTDERGNYRIALPDGGSYLVVAMSGSLPPSAATVTVNGGPVRHDAMLAGSSGVRGSVLDAAGNGVGGASVSLIDSQGDVLATGRSEASGTFALTGVPEGRYTLTGAGESFDPVAVGVDVPGAGTVECLLRLPQRARLTGRVSASPGGAPVPQALATLLDGDGTVVGSTVSGPDGTFTFDNLPAGTYTLATSGYAPIATVVALEPGRVTHSDVEFPHPLGHGEADRSNGAHGHHRLDSEVPGATR
- the msrA gene encoding peptide-methionine (S)-S-oxide reductase MsrA; translated protein: MVFGFGRDKKQMVAAEDALPGRAAPIPVPETHFVNGNRLVPPFPSGMATAVFGMGCFWGAERLFWQTPGVYSTAVGYAGGYTDNPTYEETCTGLTGHTEVVLVVFDPSAVSYEQLLKVFWEGHDPTQVMRQGNDVGTQYRSAVYTVDEAQGERAETSAKVYGEALREAGRGEIATEIAPLTQFYYAEDYHQQYLAKVPNGYCGIGGTGVTCPIGTGVRAD